The Blautia hydrogenotrophica DSM 10507 genome window below encodes:
- a CDS encoding Na+/H+ antiporter NhaC family protein — protein sequence MEKKLEFYGGEWVSLSPIIIFIGLIFVTTFWWGSTSDGALWIPIFLGVVIPFFLAKNKKEYSSAVISGMASKDTAFPIATWIFAGVFSRILRESGFSAGLAGLAGSFGVGPVLFTVISFLAATLFSSATGTGFGTIAACMGVLYPTGVELGVEPAFLAGAILGGAAFGDNLAPVSDSTIASATAMKVDVPKCVRSRLKYSLPAAGITLVLTVIVGNLLDQSTNMKETLSYDPKTLLMIVPVMITMYIAVRTGDLILATTAGSLLAGATAVVFGLMDFIQIDQADAVRPALFAVSGEGMDRVVNGVVFDGLSSMTQMIVLVLLLFSAIHIMKMGYGDIKILESLSFMTKTARGSETVISFMIIILSSIMGLNAPAILTVGPSFARPLAKKQGISPYRMANLMDAQSCTWCYSLPWTCTMMYILSFTIGTEAPLSGIQITPYCFFTFAMTAVMFATIFLGIGRRDFMDSEA from the coding sequence ATGGAGAAGAAATTGGAATTTTATGGGGGAGAATGGGTTTCTTTGTCACCGATTATTATTTTTATCGGTTTGATTTTTGTCACTACTTTTTGGTGGGGGTCCACATCGGATGGAGCGCTCTGGATTCCCATTTTTTTAGGGGTGGTGATCCCATTTTTTCTGGCCAAAAATAAAAAGGAATACAGCAGCGCAGTGATTTCTGGGATGGCCAGCAAGGATACCGCCTTTCCCATTGCTACCTGGATTTTTGCAGGCGTCTTTTCTAGAATTTTAAGAGAATCTGGATTTTCCGCAGGTCTGGCAGGTCTGGCGGGGTCCTTTGGAGTTGGCCCTGTGTTGTTTACCGTCATTTCATTTCTGGCAGCAACCCTGTTTTCCTCGGCGACAGGTACGGGATTTGGCACGATTGCAGCCTGTATGGGCGTTTTATATCCCACCGGTGTAGAGTTGGGCGTGGAGCCTGCATTTTTAGCTGGGGCAATTCTGGGTGGAGCAGCCTTTGGGGACAATCTGGCGCCAGTGTCTGATTCTACCATTGCTTCCGCTACGGCCATGAAGGTGGATGTGCCGAAATGTGTGCGCAGCCGTCTGAAATATTCTCTGCCGGCAGCGGGAATCACCCTCGTGCTTACCGTCATAGTGGGGAACCTTTTAGACCAGTCCACGAATATGAAAGAAACACTGTCCTATGACCCAAAGACTCTTCTGATGATTGTTCCGGTGATGATTACCATGTACATTGCAGTGCGTACAGGTGATTTGATTTTGGCTACTACGGCTGGTTCTCTTTTAGCCGGCGCCACAGCAGTAGTCTTTGGTCTGATGGACTTTATTCAGATTGATCAGGCAGATGCAGTGCGGCCAGCTCTGTTTGCAGTCAGCGGGGAAGGGATGGACCGTGTGGTAAATGGTGTGGTTTTTGACGGACTGTCCAGTATGACGCAGATGATTGTGCTGGTGCTGCTTTTGTTCAGCGCTATCCATATTATGAAGATGGGGTATGGCGATATTAAGATTTTGGAGTCTCTGAGCTTTATGACCAAGACAGCCAGAGGTTCTGAGACGGTAATTTCTTTTATGATTATCATCTTATCTTCCATCATGGGACTGAACGCACCGGCCATTTTGACTGTCGGACCGTCTTTTGCCAGACCTCTCGCGAAGAAGCAGGGAATCAGCCCTTACCGAATGGCAAATCTTATGGACGCCCAGTCCTGTACCTGGTGCTACAGTTTGCCGTGGACCTGTACGATGATGTATATTTTGAGTTTTACCATTGGGACAGAGGCACCGCTTAGCGGTATTCAGATTACTCCGTACTGTTTCTTTACTTTTGCGATGACTGCCGTGATGTTCGCCACGATTTTCTTAGGAATCGGGAGAAGAGATTTTATGGATTCGGAGGCATAG
- a CDS encoding aspartate/glutamate racemase family protein — MKQSEKKTVGIIGGMGPLATCDLMEKIIRLTKARTDQENLHLVVDCNTDIPDRTAAILEHGASPVPQLVRSGIKLQGMGADVLVMSCNTAHYFYDSIVPYFDIPLLHMIRETAKHLKAQEIQKAGLLATSGTLNCGVYREAMKREGIELLTPDGEDQEAVMGMIYQGVKAGRTDLDTRRFERAMEKLLERGAEVLILGCTELPVAVSRYGWDYPVADPTQILAESVVHYCVEIAEIL; from the coding sequence ATGAAGCAGAGTGAAAAAAAGACTGTGGGAATCATAGGCGGAATGGGTCCTCTGGCCACCTGTGATCTGATGGAAAAGATTATCCGGCTGACGAAGGCTAGGACCGATCAGGAAAACCTGCATCTTGTGGTAGACTGCAACACGGACATTCCAGATCGAACTGCGGCGATCCTAGAGCATGGGGCTTCACCGGTTCCGCAGCTTGTGCGAAGCGGTATCAAGCTGCAGGGGATGGGAGCGGATGTACTGGTCATGTCCTGTAATACGGCACATTATTTCTACGACAGCATTGTTCCGTATTTTGACATACCTTTGCTTCATATGATTCGAGAGACCGCCAAGCACTTAAAAGCGCAGGAAATCCAGAAGGCGGGGCTGCTGGCCACCAGCGGTACTTTGAACTGCGGGGTATACCGGGAAGCTATGAAACGGGAGGGCATCGAGCTTCTCACACCGGATGGGGAAGACCAGGAGGCCGTCATGGGGATGATCTATCAGGGAGTCAAAGCAGGCAGAACAGATCTAGACACAAGACGATTTGAGAGAGCGATGGAAAAGCTGCTGGAAAGAGGAGCGGAAGTACTGATATTGGGGTGTACGGAACTGCCGGTGGCGGTGAGTCGTTACGGATGGGATTATCCCGTGGCAGACCCCACTCAGATTTTAGCGGAGTCAGTGGTACACTATTGCGTTGAGATTGCAGAAATTTTATAA
- a CDS encoding histidine kinase: MGKIQKLDWGVIEWIYEPEQGSSDHLKVGISVMYPKAFQPRHIHYGDEQFMYIISGHGWQKIGEEKCSIEPGKYFHISAGMDHETFNTGTEPIVKLLISLPAVFMPPKVAPDTREKTRKMESIDKKEFLKETVKELLRHNLKPLRVPLSIFDENHNPVYTNQKFPQYCKKCCQIEEKLENCEVYRHLPTFMPPYWEGASAYVCRHGLSLYVLPIVYEQELLGFIKTGHIRTSLGRGEEDRLLFNVPESTANGMVNMIHNIAESICSHYQYCRMQVKLSENARVLSDKTREEYRLQGRLKTTCDKILNLQINQHFLFNTLNTIAGMAVKENALNTYQAVGDLAQLFRYTLRENSPFVALADEISYVRNYTNLQKLRFKDQLEVVYEIPQELMESQEVPFNFLQPIVENCFKHGFLDRTRKMKIEIRAYSEAGQCLIQVKDNGCGIPKETMKLLRDKIERGNEPHGTSMVVRKLQSVYGNSFWYDVKSKAGEGTEVSIRIIASGGESR, from the coding sequence CAGTGTGATGTATCCGAAGGCGTTTCAGCCGCGTCATATTCATTACGGAGACGAGCAGTTTATGTACATCATAAGTGGTCATGGGTGGCAGAAAATCGGGGAAGAAAAATGTTCGATAGAACCTGGGAAATATTTTCATATCTCTGCGGGAATGGACCATGAGACATTTAACACAGGTACGGAACCTATCGTGAAACTGTTGATTTCTCTGCCTGCGGTGTTCATGCCTCCGAAGGTAGCGCCAGATACCAGAGAGAAAACTCGAAAGATGGAGAGTATTGACAAAAAGGAGTTTTTAAAGGAGACGGTCAAAGAACTACTGCGCCATAATTTAAAACCCTTGAGGGTGCCGTTGTCTATTTTTGATGAGAACCATAACCCGGTCTATACGAACCAGAAATTTCCGCAGTACTGCAAAAAATGCTGCCAGATTGAAGAGAAGCTGGAAAATTGTGAGGTATACCGCCATCTGCCCACCTTTATGCCTCCTTATTGGGAAGGAGCTTCCGCCTATGTCTGTCGACATGGGCTGTCTTTGTATGTGCTGCCCATTGTGTATGAGCAGGAATTATTGGGTTTTATCAAGACGGGACATATCCGCACCAGCTTAGGCAGGGGGGAGGAGGACAGATTGCTGTTCAATGTTCCGGAGAGTACGGCCAACGGAATGGTGAATATGATTCATAATATCGCGGAGTCTATTTGCAGTCACTACCAGTACTGCCGGATGCAGGTGAAATTAAGTGAGAATGCCAGAGTACTGTCAGACAAAACCAGAGAGGAATACAGACTGCAGGGCAGGTTAAAGACCACTTGTGATAAGATACTGAATCTGCAAATCAATCAGCATTTTTTGTTCAATACCCTGAACACGATTGCAGGTATGGCTGTCAAAGAGAATGCTCTGAACACTTATCAGGCAGTGGGGGACTTGGCACAGTTGTTTCGCTATACATTGAGGGAAAACAGTCCTTTTGTGGCGTTAGCAGATGAGATCAGTTATGTGCGCAATTATACGAATCTTCAAAAGCTGAGGTTCAAAGATCAGTTGGAGGTAGTCTATGAAATTCCGCAGGAGCTGATGGAGTCTCAGGAAGTTCCATTTAATTTTTTGCAGCCCATTGTGGAGAACTGTTTTAAACATGGTTTTTTGGACCGTACCAGAAAGATGAAAATTGAAATCCGGGCCTACAGCGAGGCAGGACAGTGTTTGATTCAGGTAAAAGACAATGGCTGCGGAATCCCAAAGGAAACCATGAAACTTTTGAGGGACAAGATCGAGCGGGGCAATGAACCCCATGGAACCTCAATGGTTGTCCGTAAGCTTCAGTCAGTCTATGGAAATTCTTTCTGGTATGATGTGAAGTCTAAGGCAGGGGAAGGCACCGAAGTGAGCATACGGATCATAGCATCAGGAGGGGAGAGTAGATGA
- a CDS encoding asparaginase, giving the protein MKKVYILATGGTISAAGCEGKTTGYHDGKFELKDLLARVKGAEKLAKLEGEQVLNISSDDITWGDWLSLAGKIEKLSLRSDMDGFVVTHGTNTLEETAYFLNLVLKTEKPVVLTGSMRPATANSADGPQNLYEAIALAASEEAKGKGVLAAFSDLILSADRIQKVNCFRTDAFSGRDFGCIGYMQDSVPKFLQYPVENHTTHTRFTTEALKRIPRVEIAYFSADADPEILEFYGKTAEGLVIAGAGSGLFSKPWKEKIRGIAREIPVVRSSRVGNGMVSQDHCDEELGTIPGGTLTPVKARILLTLALAMGAGQGEIGEIFKQY; this is encoded by the coding sequence ATGAAAAAAGTGTATATTCTGGCAACTGGAGGCACCATATCGGCCGCCGGGTGCGAGGGGAAGACAACGGGGTATCACGATGGAAAATTTGAGCTGAAGGATTTGTTGGCACGTGTGAAAGGGGCGGAAAAGCTTGCGAAGCTGGAAGGAGAGCAGGTATTGAATATTTCCAGTGATGATATCACTTGGGGAGACTGGCTGTCACTGGCAGGAAAGATAGAGAAGCTTTCTCTGAGATCGGATATGGATGGTTTTGTGGTGACTCATGGCACGAACACTCTCGAAGAGACGGCTTATTTTTTAAATTTGGTGCTAAAAACGGAGAAACCGGTAGTGCTGACTGGGTCCATGAGGCCGGCCACTGCCAACAGTGCAGACGGACCACAGAACTTGTATGAGGCGATTGCTTTGGCAGCCAGCGAAGAAGCAAAGGGCAAGGGGGTATTGGCAGCTTTCTCAGATTTGATTTTAAGTGCGGACAGAATACAGAAGGTGAACTGCTTCCGTACAGATGCGTTTTCGGGCAGGGATTTCGGCTGTATCGGATATATGCAGGATTCGGTACCGAAATTTTTACAGTATCCTGTGGAAAATCACACGACACATACGAGGTTTACCACAGAGGCATTAAAGAGGATCCCGCGAGTAGAGATTGCCTATTTCAGCGCGGACGCAGACCCTGAGATCTTGGAATTCTATGGAAAGACGGCGGAGGGGCTGGTGATCGCAGGCGCAGGCAGCGGATTATTCTCGAAGCCTTGGAAAGAAAAGATTCGGGGGATAGCGAGGGAAATTCCTGTGGTGCGCTCGTCACGGGTGGGGAACGGAATGGTGAGCCAAGACCACTGTGATGAGGAGCTGGGAACGATACCAGGCGGGACTCTTACGCCGGTAAAGGCCAGAATTTTGCTGACGCTTGCTCTGGCTATGGGGGCAGGACAGGGTGAAATTGGGGAAATATTTAAACAGTATTAG
- a CDS encoding response regulator transcription factor has protein sequence MKRVLLVDDEQASSEIIRFLIHKNRFPLEIIGEARNGKDAVRKIKRWMPDLVFLDIEMPGLNGLEVMEKINEEVNHKIDFIIITAFDTFTYAQQALRLGAKDFLLKPVMYEQFCETMKRVVGYGYCDNPFFNQLMEYIDEHYMEELNCADCARKFHMSQSNIARLCKKYLNMSFTEFYNDVRVRKAKEMLEEGVPIKDAAASVGYRNLNYFYRIFKKKYQVPPKEYIQRKFKKD, from the coding sequence ATGAAACGGGTACTGTTGGTAGACGATGAGCAGGCCTCCAGCGAGATCATACGTTTTCTGATTCATAAAAACAGATTCCCGCTGGAGATTATCGGTGAGGCTCGTAACGGAAAAGATGCGGTGAGAAAGATTAAGAGATGGATGCCGGATCTTGTGTTTCTGGATATTGAGATGCCGGGGCTGAACGGTTTGGAAGTGATGGAAAAGATCAATGAGGAGGTAAACCATAAAATTGATTTTATTATCATCACAGCGTTTGACACTTTTACCTATGCTCAGCAGGCACTTCGTCTGGGAGCCAAGGATTTTTTGCTGAAACCAGTCATGTATGAGCAATTTTGTGAGACGATGAAAAGAGTCGTAGGCTACGGATACTGTGACAATCCCTTTTTTAATCAGTTGATGGAATATATTGACGAACACTATATGGAGGAGCTTAACTGTGCGGACTGTGCCAGGAAGTTTCATATGAGCCAGAGCAATATAGCCAGACTCTGTAAAAAATATTTAAACATGAGTTTTACGGAATTCTATAATGATGTGAGAGTGAGAAAGGCAAAAGAGATGCTGGAAGAGGGAGTGCCGATCAAGGACGCTGCGGCCAGTGTAGGATACCGCAATCTGAATTATTTTTACAGAATCTTCAAAAAAAAGTATCAGGTTCCTCCGAAGGAATATATTCAAAGAAAATTCAAGAAGGATTGA